The DNA region aatttattaaaatgtatttattaaataatattttatacgagattattttaagattattattaaataatattaattgaaattaattataacttattaattaattaattttgaatttatttatttatttttaatataactatatatttttaaaatatatttattatttaatttttttattattattgaaatttattaaaatgtatttattaaataatattaattgaaattaattataagtgataaatataatatctaCGTATTTTTTACCATAcagtacattttttaattggattCATTTTGGATCCAATTGGACATTTAAAATCATCCGAAAATGCTAGCATATTTGATAATGCATCAATTACTCGAGATTTATCATATGAATTTTTGTCACACCATACATTTGCATAACTTATCCAAAATAATTGTGTTGAATTATAggataaattagaaatttctTTATCAccatttaatgattttaatttttttgtgtatgcAAAATAAGCAGATTTTAATCCACCAATTTcagcaattttattaataatctaaaatgaacaaaaattaaaatcaaaatcaatatacaaatattaatttttcaataatattcaattcaatttttaccTGATAATATTGGTCATTGACAAAGCACTTAGTAcggttatttaaattttcaattgaattcaATGTCAACCActtttcattgaaattattattctcatcGAATTTTATTCCTATTGTATCAATACTGCGTGTAAGTCCATGGCCTATCACATATCCAAGAGCTCCATAATTCATGTAATCTGGTTTTTCATTGtgaataaaatcatcatcaaaatacgTAAATGGAatcactaaataaaaaaaaaagaaaatacacaaaaatacaaattaaattttttaaataattaaaattaaaataataaataaaaatatattacctagtgtattaaaattataagaaaatGTTGCAGATTTTTGAATCAATTGTTTTCCCAATATAGCCCAAATAGTATCATTACtcaatgtcaataaaaatttacgataaaataaatcaatttttgccattttatcaaaaaaactttcttcattataaatatctaaaccatcataaaatttatcaataattgaattGCTCAAAAATTCATCACTAtaaccaattaaaaatttacacgattcaatttttttttcaagtttaatcTTTGTTTCATTATCAATCCAAGGAGTGTACTCaataatttgatgatattgttttttaatatttgatatcatattaaaaatattcatcctGACACTTGggtcaatataattttcaaccCAAATAGCCACAGTTGCTATTGAAAGATACTCAAAAACAACTTGAGTACATGCTTTCTCTTTaacaaaatcataattttctaaatagcTGTACAAATGTTTGAGCATAACATAATTAGCTtgagtttttttatcatataaatttaataaagtttttaatttcttcatataactgaaattattgatgactatttttattgatggGTCAACTGGTGTACCACGAAGATAAGTAATATATTCTTcccaattaaaaaatgaataatcattTGTCAAGTTGTTGAGTGTCATTTCAACTTGATCAATTGTAGGATTGAATTTTTGTTCTTTTGATAGTGTCGTACGACCAAGTGCAATTTCGAAATTAATTactttatcaatatcatttgtaacgattgaattattaacacccaatctgtttattttttttatagttttttcctTAAAAGATTGAATGTTTGTGTTATTTGGACCTTCAATAAAATCATCTAATGTGAAATACAATGAATATATTGGTTTTATGTGAATTGatgagaaattaaaattatcaatttcaaattcgaaaaaataattattccattGTGTTGTATTACCaactttaaatattgttttattaaaattaaattcactctCATTCCATTGATTTTGTTTGAGCACTGGCCAGCCTCCAGATGGTtccattgaatttaaaatttctgtaTAACGATTAGTTATATTTACCAGTGAATCATTACATGATTTATATAAATCTTtagcaatttttaaatatttaaaatcatttaatgtttcattttgttcaattatttttttggttttctcaacaaattttctttcttttttatcgaaataattttttttagatgaattactaaattttccacatgaaaatttataaaaatcgtCACAAGGATTTATACTTGGATccatgttatttaataatccaGCAACTacgtttaataataaataaaaataaaatataattataaaataataattatttaaaagttattttttaaagttaataataatttttatatttttcttactgGCTTGTTGGCAAATTGGTGTATTACaagtatcaaaaatattatttttaattgaatcatcatatgctaaaaaatttaaaagatataatcaaaattattgataaaaaaaatatataaatgaatttaaaatattataaattacattacCTGATGAAATTaccaatttattcaataaaaaaacaagtaaaattaataaaattagatacttcttcatcataatttaattttcaaaattacacgtcagcaaaaatataaagttgtcagctaaacttgaaaataatgttgtttgTGACTTCTTTAACCAAGTGTATCAGCATtccaacttttaaaatacaaataaaattagtaataaatttttattgaacacGAAcacggaaaaataaatataccgttttaaaaaaattcctaaatGTATACATTTGTAAtgtaaagaataataataatatgtgataagaaaaattcatttagcAATAAAATCCagtatgataaataaatatgctttaaaaaaaaaaaaaaaagaaccttgaaaccttgaaaaaattatcatcaaataacaTCAACTATAAACAGGTGAATTAATTaagaaattcaaaatttaaattaaaactaattgcCTCATCTTTAAACAGCCTTCTCTTGGTTCCattgagaataaaatttttatataaaaatgaatcatcttttttattgtATCATCACATTAAATAATGCAACagctaaatttaataataaattaaaaataaataatacttataattaagtaaaaaaaattgggaaataaaaaaatcaaatttatataaaataataagtcagttttttctgttttatttatattaaaaagctGACTCAAACCACAAGAAGAGGTGTGAAGAAAGccttattcaatatttatttatgcagCTGGATCATCACCTTTGGTTGTACGGGTGTAGATAAGTTGGGCAGAATGTTGTACAACTTGTTTAATGAGTCCTTTATGTTGGAGCTCAATAAGGGCACGTCTAGCAAGTGATCCACGGATCTTCAAACGTTCACTTACAATTGATGGAGTGATCAATTTGTATTGTGGTACTTCTTTGACAAGTTTATCATATGTGCCTTTATCAAAAAGAACGGCATTGTTAAGCTTATCACGTGTTTTTCCTTTGGACCACTTCTGCAAtagtaaaatacaaaaataattag from Aphidius gifuensis isolate YNYX2018 linkage group LG5, ASM1490517v1, whole genome shotgun sequence includes:
- the LOC122856894 gene encoding 40S ribosomal protein S25; translated protein: MPPKKDTKGSSKQPQKTQKKKEGGSGGKAKKKKWSKGKTRDKLNNAVLFDKGTYDKLVKEVPQYKLITPSIVSERLKIRGSLARRALIELQHKGLIKQVVQHSAQLIYTRTTKGDDPAA
- the LOC122856196 gene encoding neprilysin-1-like — translated: MMKKYLILLILLVFLLNKLVISSAYDDSIKNNIFDTCNTPICQQAIAGLLNNMDPSINPCDDFYKFSCGKFSNSSKKNYFDKKERKFVEKTKKIIEQNETLNDFKYLKIAKDLYKSCNDSLVNITNRYTEILNSMEPSGGWPVLKQNQWNESEFNFNKTIFKVGNTTQWNNYFFEFEIDNFNFSSIHIKPIYSLYFTLDDFIEGPNNTNIQSFKEKTIKKINRLGVNNSIVTNDIDKVINFEIALGRTTLSKEQKFNPTIDQVEMTLNNLTNDYSFFNWEEYITYLRGTPVDPSIKIVINNFSYMKKLKTLLNLYDKKTQANYVMLKHLYSYLENYDFVKEKACTQVVFEYLSIATVAIWVENYIDPSVRMNIFNMISNIKKQYHQIIEYTPWIDNETKIKLEKKIESCKFLIGYSDEFLSNSIIDKFYDGLDIYNEESFFDKMAKIDLFYRKFLLTLSNDTIWAILGKQLIQKSATFSYNFNTLVIPFTYFDDDFIHNEKPDYMNYGALGYVIGHGLTRSIDTIGIKFDENNNFNEKWLTLNSIENLNNRTKCFVNDQYYQIINKIAEIGGLKSAYFAYTKKLKSLNGDKEISNLSYNSTQLFWISYANVWCDKNSYDKSRVIDALSNMLAFSDDFKCPIGSKMNPIKKCTVW